From the genome of Miscanthus floridulus cultivar M001 chromosome 10, ASM1932011v1, whole genome shotgun sequence, one region includes:
- the LOC136486594 gene encoding uncharacterized protein isoform X2, whose protein sequence is MLVARRGDGFRCLLDDGIKADATERKQRKRPCTAPQPFLKVTSASSCSSIARAPTIQQLGATCLVISGAIGTVVSNPTDNIVSSPYNKKPENIIHSGRMLLQRSGRSPNNISSAVLIEKHRPRTEWELSALGTPYIKSKAVLKNNGVPQPALLTSHHLPQVGRQGARAATPSLMISRTRELCGDDRHFQMLMQIVMGK, encoded by the exons ATGCTCGTGGCGAGGAGGGGCGACGGGTTCCGTTGCCTACTGGACGACGGCATCAAGGCGGATGCAACGGAGAGGAAGCAGCGGAAGCGTCCGTGCACAGCGCCGCAACCCTTCCTCAAAGTCACATCTGCATCTTCGTGCAGCTCGATTG cacgggcaccaACAATCCAGCAGCTTGGTGCTACTTGTCTGGTTATCTCTGGTGCCATTGGTACTGTTGTTTCAAATCCTACAGATAATATCGTTTCATCCCCGTACAACAAAAAGCCTGAAAATATCATACAT TCAGGGAGGATGCTCCTGCAGAGGTCAGGTAGATCCCCTAACAACATCTCCAGTGCTGTTCTCATCGAGAAACACAG accccgtacagagtgggagctctctgcactgggtacgccctacaTCAAGTCTAAAGCAGTGCTGAAAAATAATGGAGTACCTCAACCTGCCCTTCTCACAAGTCACCATCTTCCTCAGG TTGGCCGCCAGGGCGCAAGAGCAGCCACCCCGAGTCTGATGATATCACGGACAAG GGAGTTATGTGGTGATGATAGACATTTTCAGATGCTGATGCAAATCGT GATGGGAAAATAG
- the LOC136486594 gene encoding uncharacterized protein isoform X1 — translation MLVARRGDGFRCLLDDGIKADATERKQRKRPCTAPQPFLKVTSASSCSSIARAPTIQQLGATCLVISGAIGTVVSNPTDNIVSSPYNKKPENIIHSGRMLLQRSGRSPNNISSAVLIEKHRPRTEWELSALGTPYIKSKAVLKNNGVPQPALLTSHHLPQVGRQGARAATPSLMISRTRELCGDDRHFQMLMQIVLGKKIEQSGRIFRC, via the exons ATGCTCGTGGCGAGGAGGGGCGACGGGTTCCGTTGCCTACTGGACGACGGCATCAAGGCGGATGCAACGGAGAGGAAGCAGCGGAAGCGTCCGTGCACAGCGCCGCAACCCTTCCTCAAAGTCACATCTGCATCTTCGTGCAGCTCGATTG cacgggcaccaACAATCCAGCAGCTTGGTGCTACTTGTCTGGTTATCTCTGGTGCCATTGGTACTGTTGTTTCAAATCCTACAGATAATATCGTTTCATCCCCGTACAACAAAAAGCCTGAAAATATCATACAT TCAGGGAGGATGCTCCTGCAGAGGTCAGGTAGATCCCCTAACAACATCTCCAGTGCTGTTCTCATCGAGAAACACAG accccgtacagagtgggagctctctgcactgggtacgccctacaTCAAGTCTAAAGCAGTGCTGAAAAATAATGGAGTACCTCAACCTGCCCTTCTCACAAGTCACCATCTTCCTCAGG TTGGCCGCCAGGGCGCAAGAGCAGCCACCCCGAGTCTGATGATATCACGGACAAG GGAGTTATGTGGTGATGATAGACATTTTCAGATGCTGATGCAAATCGTGTTGGGAAAAAAGATAGAACAGAGTGGGAGAATTTTCAGATGCTGA